ACCGCCAATATTTGTCTGTATAACTTGTGCTACTTCACGTACCGAAAGGCCCAGATCGGCGATTTTCTCGCGGTCAAACAAAATCCGTTCTTCCGGAGTACCTTCACTTCTCCCGGCGCGTACCTCAACAATACCCGGAATGTTTTCTACACGCAGCTTAATCTCTTGAGCGATTTCATAGGCTTTATCAATGTCATAACCGCGAAGTTCAAACTGTACGTCCTCGCCGCCACCGCCGCCAAATACACGGCGAAGGATCCATAATCCGGATTGAGCATCAACTCTGATATCAGCACCCGGAACTTTGCCGGTTAAATTTTCACGAATTTCAGCAGCCAGGTCTGAGGTGCTTTGAGATCGCTCAGACTGAGGTACCATGGCTATTTCAACCTCAGCACGGCCATCCCGTACTTCAGTAGTGAAATATTCAACATCCTCCATGGGCAGCGTAGCGCGTACAATATCTTCGAGCTCTTTCAGATAGAGATTTTGAACAGCTATGTTGGTTCCGTCTGCCATTTCTAAATCGATATCAATTTCGTCAGCATCTGTCTGTGGGGCTAGTTCAACAGGAATAATAGGAACGAGCAAGAAGCTGCCCACGACCAATACAGCAGTGACTACAAAAACCATAGGTTTGTGTTGGAGCGTTTTTTCAAGAATACCTGAATATTTGGTTTCCAGCTTCAAAAAGAATTTCTGAAATTTTCCTTTCTTGTTGTCCATTCCCTTCTGAACGGTAAGGAACCTGCTGGAAAGCATAGGAACTAACGTCAGGGCTACCAATAATGAACAGACAAGGGCAAAGACTACTACCAGTGCCAATTCTTGAAATAATAAACCAGAGACGGTCTGCATAAAAACAACAGGAAGGAAAATTACACAAGTTGTTAAAGTGGAGGCTACAATAGCTCCGGCTACCTGTTTAGTACCGATTAAAGCGCTGGTTTCTAAATCTTCGCCTTCTTCTTCCCGAAGCCGGATGATGTTTTCTAATACTACAATTCCATTATCTACAATGAGGCCAACACCAAGAGCCAGTCCTCCAAAGCTCATTTGATTGAGGGTCAGATCGTTGAAATAGAGAAGCGCAAAAGTGGCAATGATGGAAATTGGAATCGCCATCGCTATAATAAAGGTGGATGAGCCATTTCTGAAAAAGACATAGAGTACTACCACCGCGAGTAAAGCTCCCCACATGGCTGAACTTTGCACATTGTCTATAGAACTTTGAATAAATTCACTTTGGTCGGTAGTAATAAAAAGGTTTAGATCACTTCGCTGGCTATTGATCTGTTCAATTTCTTTTCGGATGTCTTCTGCAACAGCGACTGTGTTTGCTCCCGTTTGTTTACGAATTCCAAATCGAACCATCGGTTTCTCATCAATAGAAACAACCCGGTCTAAATCTTGATAACCAAAGGAGACATTTGCTACATCTTTAACACGAATAGGTTTGCTGTCTACGGTCGTGATAACTGTATTCGCAATTTGTTCGATGGACTCATATTCACCTAAAGTACGAACGTAAAGCTGTTGGAGCCCGGAGTTTACATTACCACCGGGGAGATTTGCATTTTCACGAGCAATAGCTTGCTGTACCTGAGCCGTGGAAAGTCCACTGGCAATAAGCCGGTCTCTTTTGATGTCGACTTTCACTTCACGGTTAATACCACCCCATATATCAATAGAACCAACACCATTTATTTGTTCAAATCGTTTGGTGATTTCGCGATCGAGCAGAACCGTTAGTTCAGCCAGATTCATATCTGAGTTAGCACCGATAATAACGATTGGGAAATTATTGGGATCAAATTTCCAGATGCGGGGTGCATCGGCTTCAGGGGGAATTGTTCCCCGAACTCGATCTAGGGCAGCTCGGACATCATTAGAAGCTACATCCACATCTACGCTTTGAGCGAACTCAAGAGTCACCCGGCTGCGCCCTTCACTAGAACTGGAACGGACTCTTTCAACTCCGGGGACACCGGCCAGAGCATTTTCAATAGGCTCTGTTATAATTTGCTCCATCTCCGCTGGCCCAACATTGGGATACTCAGTAGCAACAGTAAGCTGCGGGTATTCGATGGGCGGGAGGAGATCAACTGGCAGGAAACGAAAGCCTATTACACCAAGGGTAATAATGATCAAAAAGACCATCGAAGTAGCAATAGGACGCTTTATAGAGGTTTCTGTAATTGGCATGATCGTGGCGTTTAGAGAGTTACGTTATTTTGTGCACCATCACGCTCTTGCATGATTTCTTTCAATAAATCTTCCCGCTGAAGCTGTTGCAGCTGGAAGATACGTTCCCAACTCATAGTGCGAATACGAGCTTGTGTACGTCCCTCAGACAATAAATCTTGACCTACAGTGACA
Above is a window of Balneola sp. DNA encoding:
- a CDS encoding acriflavin resistance protein, with amino-acid sequence MPITETSIKRPIATSMVFLIIITLGVIGFRFLPVDLLPPIEYPQLTVATEYPNVGPAEMEQIITEPIENALAGVPGVERVRSSSSEGRSRVTLEFAQSVDVDVASNDVRAALDRVRGTIPPEADAPRIWKFDPNNFPIVIIGANSDMNLAELTVLLDREITKRFEQINGVGSIDIWGGINREVKVDIKRDRLIASGLSTAQVQQAIARENANLPGGNVNSGLQQLYVRTLGEYESIEQIANTVITTVDSKPIRVKDVANVSFGYQDLDRVVSIDEKPMVRFGIRKQTGANTVAVAEDIRKEIEQINSQRSDLNLFITTDQSEFIQSSIDNVQSSAMWGALLAVVVLYVFFRNGSSTFIIAMAIPISIIATFALLYFNDLTLNQMSFGGLALGVGLIVDNGIVVLENIIRLREEEGEDLETSALIGTKQVAGAIVASTLTTCVIFLPVVFMQTVSGLLFQELALVVVFALVCSLLVALTLVPMLSSRFLTVQKGMDNKKGKFQKFFLKLETKYSGILEKTLQHKPMVFVVTAVLVVGSFLLVPIIPVELAPQTDADEIDIDLEMADGTNIAVQNLYLKELEDIVRATLPMEDVEYFTTEVRDGRAEVEIAMVPQSERSQSTSDLAAEIRENLTGKVPGADIRVDAQSGLWILRRVFGGGGGEDVQFELRGYDIDKAYEIAQEIKLRVENIPGIVEVRAGRSEGTPEERILFDREKIADLGLSVREVAQVIQTNIGGSRAGSYRIGGDEYPITVRLQPEDRLGTLDIDNISIRTPDGGVIPVSSVIRKESGRGPEDINRINGQRVTNITANLESGIALGEAVESIQAELSDFPLPSGFTIVFGGEYEEQQKAADDFAMSIIMALILIYMVMAGQFERFLDPLVVMFSVPLAMIGVIPALLLTGTTLNIQSLMGMIMLVGIVVNNAIVLVDYINLMRREKNMPVLEAVIEAGRLRLRPILMTTLTTVLGLLPLSFGLGAGAEIQASLARVVIGGLTASTLVTLIFIPVVYITTDQLLEKAKAINWNPFSSTKEVELAN